From Medicago truncatula cultivar Jemalong A17 chromosome 7, MtrunA17r5.0-ANR, whole genome shotgun sequence, a single genomic window includes:
- the LOC120576983 gene encoding uncharacterized protein yields MAHNSLNVGLHRKNFVSPLLEYVLQTELPRVYKIPMFTTFASDTSESTVEHITHYLTEAGDIANNENLRLKFFANSLTKNAFTWFTKLAPHSIQHWTKLERLFHEQFYMGQSKISLKELPSVKRRSTEFVDDYLNRFILLKARCFTQVPEYVYQLTLKISVNKSNDGPIPNFSIGLTQLEQEQASDDDNGKKNGKKMEKKPDQINRGKRKQQSDDKNAKKSGKKMKKKPDQKKQQSAGEESDERKLMNLEFPYCISPSASFYSLSVTFVRLV; encoded by the exons ATGGCTCATAATAGCTTAAACGTGGGTTTACATAGGAAAAACTTTGTATCTCCTTTATTAGAATATGTTCTACAAACTGAACTTCCTAGGGTTTATAAAATTCCTATGTTCACAACGTTTGCTAGTGACACCAGCGAATCTACCGTTGAACATATAACACATTATTTGACAGAGGCTGGGGATATTGcgaacaatgagaatttgagatTAAAGTTCTTCGCAAATTCTCTAACAAAGAATGCCTTTACGTGGTTCACCAAGCTTGCACCGCATTCCATTCAACATTGGACAAAATTAGAGAGactatttcatgaacaattttACATGGGCCAATCAAAGATAAGTCTAAAGGAATTACCAAGTGTTAAGAGACGATCAACTGAGTTTGTCGATGATTATTTGAATAGATTCATATTGTTAAAGGCAAGATGCTTCACTCAAGTTCCTGAATATGTGTACCAACTTACGCTCAAAATATCT GTTAACAAATCTAACGACGGGCCAATTCCAAACTTCAGTATTGGACTTACGCAATTAGAGCAGGAGCAAGCATCTGATGAcgataatggaaaaaaaaatggtaaaaagatGGAAAAGAAGCCGGATCAGATAAACCGTGGGAAAAGGAAACAACAATCTGATGACAAAAATGCAAAGAAGAGTGgtaaaaagatgaaaaagaagcCGGATCAGAAAAAACAACAATCTGCTGGAGAAGAATCTGATGAAAGGAAG CTAATGAATTTAGAGTTCCCATACTGCATCAGTCCATCTGCATCATTTTATAGCCTATCTGTTACGTTTGTTCGACTAGTTTAG